The Porites lutea chromosome 11, jaPorLute2.1, whole genome shotgun sequence genome includes a region encoding these proteins:
- the LOC140951563 gene encoding uncharacterized protein, which yields MECKVIMANVRQYSEGAYLKAVTKKGHEREARITVEFTGNAYEETTEFYIGQHDMPGYNTFSCYIEGQQYFLCAEDNEVFLMSSSDSEPTDARFLFHVEKASNVFCNIKSAVNPEMFLVSDESGKAAMRRKKGRTTYDRQAWFRFLADGDMVTTPVGAETIFKAKTFEIQEAVSCN from the exons ATGGAATGTAAAGTCATAATGGCGAATGTTCGACAATACTCAGAAGGCGCTTATTTAAAAGCTGTTACAAAGAAGGGTCATGAACGGGAAGCAAGGATAACTGTGGAATTTACGGGAAACGCTTATGAGGAAACAACAG AATTCTATATTGGGCAGCATGACATGCCAGGATACAACACCTTCTCGTGCTATATAGAGGGCCAACAGTATTTCCTGTGTGCAGAGGATAACGAAGTGTTTCTGATG AGTTCCTCCGATAGCGAGCCTACTGATGCCAGGTTCTTGTTCCACGTTGAAAAAGCCAGTAACGTTTTCTGCAATATAAAGTCGGCTGTTAATCCAGAAATGTTTCTGGTCAGTGATGAGTCAGGCAAGGCAGCCATGAGGCGGAAAAAGGGCCGTACAACCTACGACAGACAAGCCTGGTTTCGATTTTTAGCAGACGGTGACATGGTAACGACTCCAGTTGGTGCAGAAACCATCTTTAAAGCCAAAACGTTTGAAATCCAGGAGGCTGTTTCTTGTAATTAA